From Prosthecobacter sp., the proteins below share one genomic window:
- a CDS encoding site-2 protease family protein, translated as MKWSFRIFTFAGTEVRIHVTFFLLLVFVAGQSFLSGQGTASALESTLFILTMFACVLLHEFGHVLAARGYGIRTPDITLLPIGGVARLERMPRKPSQELVVAISGPLVNVIIAAAIYLGLGINAEFNPGYDFLKTGNFFEKLMVWNVLMVVFNLIPAFPMDGGRVLRALLAMFLDYGQATRLAASIGQGIAMLVAIYMLLIAKFDPMILLIAFFIFMAAGQEAAHVTQQEATRDLRVRDAMLTDFRTLPPHAKLRDGVELLLAGVQQDFPVLDAHGGMQGMLSRRDLISALAENGPKHPVIDVMQPCPQSTQPAVDLTQALDALSASDCPALPVTDPLSGELVGLLTAENIGETLMVRAALMKARPAV; from the coding sequence ATGAAATGGTCCTTCCGCATCTTCACCTTCGCAGGCACCGAAGTGCGCATACATGTCACCTTCTTTCTGCTGCTGGTGTTTGTTGCCGGACAGAGTTTTCTCAGTGGCCAGGGCACGGCATCAGCCCTGGAGTCCACGCTTTTCATCCTCACGATGTTTGCCTGCGTGTTGCTGCATGAATTCGGCCACGTCCTGGCCGCGCGTGGCTACGGCATTCGTACGCCAGACATCACGCTGCTGCCCATCGGTGGCGTCGCGCGTTTGGAACGCATGCCGCGCAAGCCGTCGCAGGAGCTGGTCGTCGCCATCAGCGGCCCGCTGGTCAACGTGATCATCGCCGCGGCGATCTATCTGGGGCTCGGCATCAACGCGGAGTTCAACCCCGGCTACGATTTTCTCAAAACGGGGAACTTCTTCGAGAAGCTCATGGTTTGGAATGTCCTCATGGTGGTCTTCAACCTCATCCCGGCCTTTCCGATGGATGGCGGTCGCGTGCTGCGGGCCCTGCTCGCAATGTTTCTCGACTATGGACAGGCCACGCGCCTGGCAGCATCGATTGGGCAGGGCATCGCCATGCTGGTGGCCATTTATATGCTCCTCATCGCGAAGTTTGACCCCATGATTTTGTTGATCGCTTTCTTCATCTTCATGGCCGCTGGTCAGGAGGCCGCCCACGTCACCCAGCAGGAAGCCACCCGTGATCTGCGGGTACGCGACGCCATGCTCACCGATTTCCGCACGCTGCCACCCCACGCGAAGCTGCGCGATGGAGTGGAATTGCTCCTCGCGGGGGTACAGCAGGATTTTCCGGTGCTCGATGCACACGGCGGCATGCAGGGCATGCTCTCACGACGGGATCTGATCTCCGCGCTGGCCGAAAACGGCCCCAAACATCCTGTGATCGATGTCATGCAGCCCTGCCCACAATCCACGCAGCCGGCTGTCGATCTCACCCAGGCTCTTGATGCTCTCAGCGCCAGCGACTGCCCCGCCCTTCCTGTGACCGACCCGCTCAGCGGCGAACTCGTCGGCCTGCTCACGGCTGAAAACATCGGCGAGACGTTGATGGTGCGAGCGGCGTTGATGAAGGCCCGGCCCGCAGTTTAA
- a CDS encoding prephenate dehydratase domain-containing protein encodes MNPPPTIACLGPEGSFSHLITQMRFPGAEVSLRDNVGDVFAYIAANPAALGIVPIENSSGGFIIDTVDCLVDARSGLTIFEELTLDVKLALLGRAEEKITSIHSHAIPFFHCDEWLRANYPQAKRVPEASTAKAAAKAAATPGAAAIGPRQNAERHGLQVLHFPIAGETPNITQFFLVGHGVSTALPVHDRTALVVELPDRPGSLCRFLTPLSDDGINMKRIESRPIRGQPNKYRFYIEIEGSMADPEVQQALDQTRAEGATIRSVGSYSAGRRFES; translated from the coding sequence ATGAATCCGCCGCCAACCATCGCCTGCCTCGGTCCTGAGGGCAGTTTTTCGCATCTGATCACGCAGATGCGCTTTCCCGGCGCTGAGGTGAGTCTGCGGGACAACGTGGGCGATGTGTTTGCCTACATCGCCGCGAATCCTGCGGCGCTGGGCATCGTGCCGATCGAGAATTCGTCGGGCGGCTTCATCATCGACACCGTGGACTGCCTGGTGGACGCGCGTTCCGGGCTGACCATTTTCGAAGAACTGACGCTGGATGTGAAGCTGGCGCTGCTGGGACGTGCGGAGGAAAAAATCACCTCGATTCACTCCCATGCGATTCCGTTTTTCCACTGCGATGAGTGGCTGCGCGCGAACTATCCGCAGGCGAAACGTGTGCCGGAAGCGAGCACGGCCAAGGCGGCGGCCAAAGCCGCCGCCACACCCGGTGCCGCCGCGATTGGCCCCAGGCAGAATGCCGAACGCCACGGGCTGCAGGTGCTGCATTTTCCCATCGCGGGAGAGACGCCGAACATCACTCAGTTTTTCCTGGTAGGGCATGGGGTGAGCACGGCATTGCCGGTGCATGACCGCACGGCGCTCGTCGTGGAGCTGCCGGACCGTCCGGGCAGCCTGTGCCGGTTCCTGACGCCGCTGAGCGATGATGGCATCAACATGAAACGCATCGAGTCGCGCCCGATCCGCGGCCAGCCGAACAAGTATCGCTTCTACATTGAGATCGAAGGCTCCATGGCTGATCCGGAGGTGCAGCAGGCGCTGGATCAAACGCGGGCGGAGGGTGCGACGATCCGCAGCGTGGGGTCTTATTCCGCCGGGAGGCGGTTTGAGTCGTGA
- a CDS encoding ATP-dependent DNA helicase RecQ, protein MPHDLHAALKQHFGHKAFRAGQEQVMEALLAGRSALALFPTSAGKSLCYQLPALLMDGVTLVISPLIALMKDQVQALRARGIAAARLDSSLSADEAAQVFDDMRNGTLKLLYIAPERLMNENFVERLKRLRISMMAVDEAHCISEWGHNFRPEYLRLALVAKELGIKPVLALTATATPSVAADIRRAFGIEQADHVQTSFLRPNLHFRITPCTAQQRLPTLTKLLLKRKVPSIVYVTLQNTAEHVATHLQRNGVNALAYHAGLPDEHRHAAQDAFMNGQTDVIVATIAFGMGIDKADIRAVYHYNLPKTLENYSQETGRAGRDGKTSVCEMLACADDCIVLENFTFGDTPTPQAIRQLLDHLLLQGGEFDISMYDLSHATDIRPLVIETVITNLELDGILRPLGSFYASYQFRFIQPEQRILSGHKPERQTFLRSLFQCGKRGTKWITLNPDEAATELNEPRDRVLKALTWLQESGDIELKPSGSRQKYRLAEDAHRRDPKEITKKMQQLFAEREKRDVERLRQVLELAQHRGCLTKWLLNYFGEATATDCGTCTSCKEREKGIIDDSPREIPQSAPPPITVEHVAAIHEVIAERKAALRSSRQLARFLCGLTSPATSRERLGRHPSFGLLERIPFADVLAQAESMVR, encoded by the coding sequence ATGCCTCACGATCTTCACGCCGCACTCAAACAGCACTTCGGCCACAAGGCCTTTCGTGCCGGGCAGGAGCAGGTGATGGAAGCGCTGCTGGCCGGACGCAGTGCGCTGGCCTTGTTTCCGACGAGCGCGGGCAAATCGCTCTGCTACCAACTGCCTGCGCTGCTCATGGACGGCGTCACGCTGGTCATCTCGCCATTGATTGCGCTGATGAAAGACCAGGTGCAGGCGCTTCGGGCACGCGGCATTGCGGCAGCCCGGCTAGACTCATCCCTCTCGGCAGATGAAGCGGCGCAGGTCTTTGATGACATGCGCAACGGCACGCTGAAGCTGCTCTACATCGCTCCGGAGCGGCTCATGAATGAAAATTTCGTCGAGCGGCTCAAGCGTCTGCGCATTTCGATGATGGCCGTCGATGAAGCGCACTGCATCTCCGAGTGGGGGCATAATTTCCGGCCCGAGTACCTGCGCTTGGCACTCGTGGCCAAAGAACTCGGCATCAAGCCGGTGCTCGCGCTCACAGCGACGGCCACGCCATCAGTCGCGGCGGATATTCGACGCGCCTTTGGCATTGAGCAGGCGGATCATGTTCAGACTTCGTTTCTGCGGCCGAATCTGCACTTCCGCATCACGCCTTGCACCGCGCAGCAGCGTCTGCCGACGCTCACGAAGCTGCTGCTCAAGCGCAAGGTGCCTTCCATCGTCTATGTGACGCTGCAAAACACCGCCGAGCACGTCGCCACGCATTTGCAGAGGAATGGCGTCAACGCACTCGCCTATCACGCCGGTTTGCCCGACGAGCATCGTCACGCCGCGCAGGATGCGTTCATGAATGGCCAGACGGATGTCATTGTAGCCACCATCGCCTTCGGCATGGGCATCGACAAAGCGGACATCCGCGCCGTGTATCACTACAACCTGCCCAAGACCCTCGAAAACTACTCGCAGGAAACCGGTCGCGCCGGTCGCGATGGCAAAACGTCTGTCTGCGAGATGCTCGCCTGTGCCGACGACTGCATCGTGCTGGAAAACTTCACGTTTGGCGACACACCGACGCCGCAGGCCATCCGTCAGCTTCTTGATCACCTGCTGCTGCAAGGCGGCGAGTTCGACATCTCAATGTACGACCTTTCTCATGCCACAGACATCCGTCCACTCGTCATCGAGACCGTCATCACCAATCTCGAACTCGACGGCATCCTGCGTCCGCTCGGCTCTTTTTACGCCAGCTATCAATTCCGCTTCATCCAGCCCGAGCAGCGCATTCTTTCCGGCCACAAACCCGAGCGACAGACTTTTCTGCGCAGCTTGTTTCAATGCGGCAAGCGCGGCACGAAATGGATCACGCTCAATCCCGACGAGGCCGCCACCGAACTCAACGAACCACGCGACCGCGTGCTCAAAGCGCTCACCTGGCTTCAAGAATCTGGCGACATTGAACTCAAACCGAGCGGCAGCCGGCAGAAATATCGCCTCGCCGAAGACGCGCATCGTCGCGATCCGAAGGAGATCACGAAAAAGATGCAGCAACTCTTCGCCGAACGCGAGAAACGTGATGTCGAGCGTCTGCGCCAGGTACTCGAACTCGCCCAGCATCGCGGCTGCCTCACGAAATGGCTGCTTAACTACTTCGGCGAAGCCACCGCAACTGACTGCGGCACCTGCACGAGCTGCAAAGAACGCGAAAAAGGCATCATCGACGATTCGCCGCGCGAAATCCCGCAATCCGCGCCGCCGCCGATCACCGTCGAGCATGTCGCGGCCATCCACGAAGTCATCGCCGAACGCAAAGCCGCTCTCAGATCGTCACGCCAACTCGCCCGTTTCCTCTGCGGTCTCACCAGTCCTGCGACCAGTCGCGAACGCCTCGGCAGGCATCCGAGCTTCGGTTTGCTCGAACGCATTCCGTTTGCCGATGTGCTTGCGCAGGCGGAGAGCATGGTGCGGTGA
- the tig gene encoding trigger factor produces the protein MNINVEHQPNCRAVAHVRVPADQVGKERDEIITYFASMVRLPGYRPGKTPKSIVAKRYENEVKDELEKKLISEGLRQAVKSEGLELLNVLAVNDKMYHDTDKSFSFTIEMSLAPKFELPEYTGIPVKLPRIEITDADVDHDLLHLREHQATYEDVDRAAAIGDVVVLSVTGSLDGQPLGEAMPDAPAHLMEMKENWFLLAEEDDFLPGFYAGLVGIAKDEERTLNITLADDFNFEALRGKTIALAAKCLSVKNKAVPELTEELIKKVGGDDMTLETLREEVRDAIRRRREQARDSAKANQVIAHLFEKVEFELPQEVVNREAQRRTNEIAMRAMQQGIGEEELMKQQDEILNSATNQARQNVKVSFILEQIAKKESLEVPGQKIAMALAQLAERQKVPAKKFMAEAQKSGLIDNVRGDLLLQEAMEFLKDKAAVEETDPEPEHCDAHSK, from the coding sequence ATGAACATCAACGTCGAACACCAGCCCAACTGCCGCGCCGTCGCCCACGTGCGCGTTCCTGCCGATCAAGTCGGCAAAGAGCGTGACGAGATCATCACCTACTTCGCCAGCATGGTGCGCCTGCCCGGCTATCGCCCCGGCAAAACGCCGAAGAGCATCGTCGCCAAGCGTTACGAGAACGAGGTGAAGGACGAACTCGAGAAAAAGCTCATCAGCGAAGGCCTGCGCCAGGCTGTGAAGAGCGAAGGCCTCGAACTCCTGAACGTCCTCGCCGTGAACGACAAGATGTATCACGACACGGACAAGAGCTTCAGCTTCACCATCGAGATGAGCCTCGCACCGAAGTTTGAGCTGCCTGAATACACCGGCATTCCCGTCAAACTCCCGCGCATCGAAATCACCGACGCCGATGTGGACCACGATCTCCTTCACCTCCGCGAACACCAGGCCACCTATGAAGACGTGGACCGTGCCGCCGCCATTGGCGATGTCGTCGTCCTCAGCGTCACCGGCAGCCTCGACGGCCAGCCGCTCGGCGAAGCGATGCCCGACGCACCTGCTCATCTCATGGAGATGAAGGAAAACTGGTTCCTCCTCGCTGAAGAAGATGATTTCCTCCCCGGCTTCTACGCAGGTCTTGTCGGCATCGCCAAAGATGAGGAGCGCACGCTCAACATCACCCTGGCCGACGACTTCAACTTTGAAGCCCTGCGTGGCAAAACGATCGCCCTGGCCGCCAAATGCCTCAGCGTGAAAAACAAGGCCGTGCCTGAACTCACCGAAGAACTCATCAAGAAGGTCGGTGGAGATGACATGACGCTCGAAACGCTGCGCGAAGAAGTGCGTGACGCCATCCGCCGCCGCCGCGAGCAGGCTCGTGACTCGGCGAAGGCCAATCAGGTCATCGCCCATCTCTTTGAGAAGGTGGAATTTGAACTGCCGCAGGAAGTCGTGAACCGCGAAGCCCAGCGCCGCACCAATGAGATCGCCATGCGTGCCATGCAGCAGGGCATCGGCGAGGAAGAACTCATGAAGCAGCAGGACGAGATCCTCAACAGCGCCACCAATCAGGCCCGCCAAAACGTGAAGGTGAGCTTCATCCTCGAACAAATCGCGAAGAAGGAATCTCTCGAAGTCCCCGGCCAGAAGATCGCCATGGCCCTCGCCCAGCTTGCCGAGCGTCAGAAGGTGCCGGCGAAGAAATTCATGGCCGAAGCTCAGAAGAGCGGCCTCATCGACAATGTCCGCGGTGACCTGCTCCTGCAGGAAGCCATGGAGTTCCTCAAGGACAAGGCCGCCGTCGAAGAAACCGACCCCGAGCCGGAACACTGCGACGCGCACAGCAAGTGA
- the pbpC gene encoding penicillin-binding protein 1C, whose protein sequence is MLRRWLKRLAIPAALLAAGWWGVPWLVPLPEALLQPPPSSTLYLARDGTPLRHLLNEDGTRSAPPVTYAEIPTTLVHAVLATEDKRFFSHGGIDPLAIARAAWDNARIGRIVSGASTIHQQLIKNTTPRSGKRTLGIKIVEALQARRLAMSWSREDVLAAYLNRISFGNLMTGAATAASGYFHKPLNDLTPAECALLAALPQSPSRLNPFRSLEAVLPRQRRILDHMHTLGWLDDEQHRVALDQKIVLQRFSGGFEAPHAIEMLRGAADATTIRTTLNATLQQQVETIVAQRLESLKGRHVSHGAVVVIDNATGSVLALAGSRDFFATEGGQINGAWAPHSPGSAMKPFTYLIAFERGATPASIVADLPVEFATSSGTYRPENFSLRSFGPMTYRNALGNSLNISAVRVLDSIGGAGTLLPRLRELGLSTLTEDAAHYGLGLTIGNASVRLIELANAYACLARLGRFKPWSLRSDAPPTEERRLLGENESWLIADILSDNQAREMAFGSYSVLRLPFKCAVKTGTSSTFRDNWTLGFTREFTVGVWVGNFDNTPMQDVSGVTGAGPIFRDVMLHLHEKHPATWFDRPAAIMHARIDPRTGKRLTPLTPPSRLSREEWFIAEKMPPVAQASDYDQRGRAILPREYAAWIPTSANWLGDLITLAETDARPALRITNPIPGTVVILDPDIRNNGNRLLLQATGSDQPHWSSKTLELRTEADHTFAILKPGRHEIELRDKASGLSTKTFVIVQEE, encoded by the coding sequence ATGCTTCGTCGCTGGCTCAAACGTCTCGCCATTCCCGCCGCCCTGCTGGCCGCAGGCTGGTGGGGCGTGCCATGGCTCGTGCCTCTGCCCGAAGCTTTGCTGCAACCACCGCCCAGTTCCACGCTCTACCTCGCCCGCGATGGCACACCGCTGCGACATCTGCTGAACGAAGACGGCACACGCTCCGCGCCGCCAGTGACATACGCGGAGATTCCGACGACGCTGGTTCACGCGGTGCTCGCCACCGAGGACAAACGCTTCTTCTCCCATGGCGGCATCGATCCCCTCGCCATCGCCCGTGCCGCCTGGGACAATGCGCGCATCGGACGCATCGTCTCCGGTGCGTCCACGATTCATCAGCAGCTCATCAAAAACACCACGCCGCGCTCCGGCAAACGCACGCTGGGGATCAAGATCGTCGAGGCGCTGCAAGCACGTCGCCTCGCGATGTCGTGGAGCCGCGAGGATGTGCTCGCCGCCTACCTGAACCGCATTTCCTTCGGCAATCTCATGACCGGAGCCGCCACTGCTGCCTCGGGCTACTTCCACAAGCCGCTCAACGACCTCACACCCGCCGAATGTGCGTTGCTCGCCGCGTTGCCGCAGTCGCCGAGCCGTTTGAACCCGTTTCGCAGCCTGGAGGCCGTTTTGCCGCGCCAACGCCGCATTCTTGATCACATGCACACGCTCGGCTGGCTCGATGACGAGCAGCATCGTGTCGCTTTGGATCAAAAGATCGTCCTGCAACGCTTCAGCGGCGGATTTGAGGCTCCGCACGCGATTGAAATGCTGCGCGGTGCTGCCGATGCCACGACGATTCGCACCACGCTCAATGCCACGCTTCAGCAGCAGGTCGAGACGATCGTCGCGCAGCGCTTGGAGTCGCTCAAAGGACGCCATGTCTCGCATGGGGCCGTCGTGGTCATCGACAACGCCACCGGGTCCGTGCTCGCGCTTGCTGGATCGCGCGATTTTTTTGCGACGGAAGGCGGCCAGATCAACGGTGCCTGGGCACCGCACTCGCCCGGCTCGGCGATGAAGCCGTTCACGTATTTGATCGCTTTCGAGCGCGGAGCCACGCCTGCGAGCATCGTCGCTGACTTGCCTGTCGAGTTTGCCACTTCATCCGGCACCTATCGTCCGGAGAATTTCTCGCTGCGCAGCTTTGGGCCAATGACGTATCGCAACGCGCTTGGCAACTCACTCAACATTTCCGCCGTGCGTGTGCTCGATTCCATCGGCGGGGCCGGAACGCTGCTGCCACGACTACGCGAACTCGGCCTCAGCACGCTCACCGAAGATGCCGCGCACTACGGCCTCGGCCTCACCATCGGCAACGCCTCCGTGCGTTTGATCGAACTCGCCAATGCCTATGCCTGTCTCGCACGGCTTGGTCGATTCAAGCCGTGGAGTTTGCGCAGTGATGCTCCCCCCACGGAAGAACGCCGCCTGCTTGGCGAAAACGAAAGCTGGCTCATCGCCGACATCCTCAGCGACAATCAGGCGCGTGAGATGGCCTTCGGCAGTTACTCGGTGCTGCGTCTGCCGTTCAAGTGCGCTGTCAAAACCGGCACCAGCTCCACCTTTCGCGACAACTGGACGCTCGGCTTCACGCGCGAGTTCACCGTCGGCGTGTGGGTCGGCAATTTCGACAACACACCGATGCAGGACGTCAGCGGCGTCACCGGCGCAGGGCCGATCTTTCGCGATGTCATGCTGCACCTGCACGAAAAACATCCCGCCACCTGGTTTGACCGCCCTGCGGCCATCATGCATGCGCGCATCGACCCGCGCACCGGCAAACGCCTCACGCCGCTGACGCCTCCTTCGCGTTTGAGCCGAGAGGAGTGGTTCATCGCCGAAAAGATGCCGCCTGTGGCCCAGGCGAGCGATTACGACCAGCGTGGCCGCGCCATCCTGCCCCGCGAATACGCCGCGTGGATTCCGACCAGCGCCAACTGGCTCGGCGATCTCATCACCCTCGCCGAAACAGATGCCAGACCGGCGCTGCGCATCACGAATCCTATCCCCGGCACCGTTGTCATCCTCGATCCCGACATCCGCAACAACGGCAACCGCCTCCTCCTGCAAGCCACCGGTTCGGATCAGCCGCATTGGAGCAGCAAAACACTCGAACTCCGCACTGAAGCCGATCACACCTTTGCCATCCTCAAGCCCGGACGGCATGAGATCGAGCTGCGTGATAAGGCCAGCGGTTTGAGCACGAAAACATTTGTCATCGTGCAGGAAGAATAG
- a CDS encoding DUF1080 domain-containing protein — MKTILLSLLALSAAAFAADEGFTPLFNGKDFANWVVPEGDNGHWKVIDGVIDYDACSEAPGKDKNLWTAKEYGDFTLKIDWRLKQTTGLYDMPVVLPDGTHKLDENGKEIKIPTPNADSGIYLRGVGKSQINIWCWPVGSGEVYGYRMDKTMPPEVRAGVTPKVKADKPVGEWNTFEITMKGDRLTVVLNGKTVIENAQLPGVPSKGKLGLQHHGGKNAKTGELSPASSLIQFRNVSIKEL; from the coding sequence ATGAAGACGATCCTGCTCTCCCTCCTTGCCCTGTCTGCCGCTGCTTTCGCGGCTGACGAAGGCTTCACCCCGCTGTTCAACGGCAAAGACTTCGCCAACTGGGTCGTGCCTGAAGGCGACAACGGTCACTGGAAGGTGATCGACGGTGTCATTGATTACGACGCTTGCAGCGAGGCGCCGGGGAAGGACAAGAACCTGTGGACCGCGAAGGAATACGGCGATTTCACGCTGAAGATCGACTGGCGACTCAAGCAGACCACCGGTCTCTACGACATGCCGGTCGTGTTGCCCGATGGCACGCACAAGCTCGATGAAAACGGCAAGGAGATCAAAATCCCGACGCCGAACGCTGACTCCGGCATCTACCTGCGCGGCGTGGGCAAATCCCAGATCAACATCTGGTGCTGGCCGGTCGGTTCCGGTGAAGTCTATGGCTATCGCATGGACAAAACCATGCCGCCCGAAGTCCGCGCTGGTGTGACCCCGAAGGTGAAGGCCGACAAACCGGTGGGTGAATGGAACACCTTTGAGATCACGATGAAAGGCGACCGCCTCACCGTCGTGTTGAATGGCAAAACCGTGATCGAAAACGCGCAGCTTCCCGGCGTTCCCTCAAAGGGAAAACTCGGCCTCCAGCACCACGGCGGTAAAAATGCGAAGACCGGCGAACTTTCTCCGGCCTCCAGCCTGATTCAGTTCAGGAATGTTTCGATCAAGGAGTTGTGA
- a CDS encoding SulP family inorganic anion transporter, protein MPHLRSWFQRLRDITQQGRALLQSVVADSALDPFPLRRSLPGYGKRTFAADARAGFTVALLDIPQGMAYALVAGLPLQYGITCSAIAALVGPLLASSRHTIFGPTNATAFMVFSYFAAYPQLDRIGMMPLLVFMTAALLIMGAFLRVADLTQFISRTVMVAYVTGASILITVNQLPVLLGIPAEVLQASGKLVITFPGHVQRILTHLDHASWLSIAFSVLTLGSFLSFKRWLPRWPAFAITIILVSLLGLIPTAFGLHVTTFSNATFTWSELLPPFPDFISSGALADASRLFGLAFALAFLATLENSAMSKTLASRTNQRVDPNQDMLALGASNLACAYLSGMSASCSLTRSALNHASGARTGFASMWNGFCCLIGALTLGGAVAYIPRSALATLVVCVAVSLFNKRHILISINATRSDALVFVVTLFATLMLPLHVAIFVGIGVSIVLYLRKASRPSLVEYEFNEEGHLTEARQGGRQHPAISIVHVEGELFFASADLFRTQIQRSCADPNLRIVILRLKNARHLDATCAMAIEELVNVLRADGRDLIISGVVKDLYRVLKDSGLVDVVGKDNIFPASPSNPNLATRNALRRAQEILGIKDADVRIYYDPSKQPKT, encoded by the coding sequence TTGCCGCACCTTCGATCCTGGTTCCAGCGTCTGCGTGACATCACACAGCAAGGCCGCGCATTGCTGCAAAGCGTTGTGGCCGACAGCGCGCTCGATCCCTTCCCGCTGCGGCGTTCCCTGCCGGGCTATGGCAAACGCACTTTCGCAGCCGATGCGCGCGCGGGCTTCACGGTGGCGCTGCTGGACATCCCGCAGGGCATGGCCTACGCGCTGGTGGCCGGGCTGCCGCTGCAATACGGCATCACCTGCTCCGCCATCGCGGCGCTGGTGGGGCCGCTGCTGGCTTCCTCACGCCATACGATCTTCGGGCCGACGAATGCGACGGCCTTCATGGTGTTCTCCTACTTTGCGGCGTATCCGCAGCTCGACCGCATCGGCATGATGCCGCTGCTCGTGTTCATGACGGCGGCGCTGCTGATCATGGGAGCGTTTCTGCGCGTGGCGGACCTCACGCAGTTCATCAGCCGCACGGTGATGGTGGCGTATGTCACGGGAGCATCGATTTTGATCACGGTGAACCAGCTTCCTGTGCTGCTGGGCATTCCGGCGGAGGTCTTGCAAGCCAGCGGCAAGCTGGTCATCACCTTTCCCGGCCATGTGCAACGCATCCTCACACATCTGGATCATGCAAGCTGGCTGAGCATCGCTTTTTCCGTGCTGACTCTGGGGAGTTTTCTGAGCTTCAAGCGCTGGCTGCCGCGCTGGCCGGCGTTTGCCATCACAATCATTCTTGTTTCGCTGCTGGGGCTCATTCCAACGGCATTCGGGCTGCATGTGACGACCTTCAGCAACGCCACCTTCACCTGGAGCGAGCTGCTGCCGCCGTTTCCTGATTTCATCTCCAGCGGGGCGCTGGCGGATGCGAGCCGGCTGTTCGGGCTCGCGTTCGCCCTGGCCTTCCTCGCGACTTTGGAGAACAGCGCCATGTCCAAAACGCTCGCCAGCCGCACGAATCAACGGGTGGACCCGAACCAGGACATGCTTGCGCTCGGTGCCTCCAATCTGGCCTGCGCTTATCTGAGCGGCATGTCGGCCTCGTGCTCGCTCACACGTTCGGCCTTGAACCACGCCTCGGGTGCGCGCACCGGCTTCGCCAGCATGTGGAATGGTTTCTGCTGCCTCATCGGAGCGCTGACGCTCGGCGGAGCCGTGGCCTACATTCCTCGTTCAGCGCTGGCCACGCTGGTCGTGTGCGTGGCGGTTTCTCTGTTCAACAAGCGCCACATCCTTATTTCCATCAACGCCACACGTTCGGATGCGCTGGTGTTTGTCGTCACACTGTTTGCCACACTGATGCTGCCGCTGCATGTGGCGATCTTCGTCGGCATCGGTGTTTCCATCGTGCTGTATCTGCGCAAAGCGAGCCGCCCCTCGCTCGTCGAATACGAGTTTAACGAGGAAGGTCATCTCACCGAGGCACGCCAGGGCGGACGCCAGCATCCGGCGATCTCAATCGTGCATGTCGAGGGCGAGCTGTTCTTCGCCTCCGCCGATCTGTTCCGCACGCAGATCCAGCGCTCCTGTGCCGACCCGAACCTGCGCATCGTCATCCTGCGGCTGAAAAACGCGCGTCACCTCGACGCCACCTGCGCGATGGCGATTGAAGAGCTCGTGAACGTGCTGCGCGCTGACGGCCGCGATCTCATCATCAGCGGCGTGGTGAAGGATCTTTATCGCGTTTTGAAGGATTCCGGCCTCGTGGATGTCGTGGGCAAAGACAACATCTTCCCCGCCAGCCCCTCAAATCCCAACCTCGCCACGCGCAACGCCCTGCGGCGCGCCCAGGAGATCCTCGGCATCAAGGACGCTGACGTGCGCATCTACTACGATCCGTCCAAGCAGCCCAAGACGTAA
- a CDS encoding Smr/MutS family protein, which produces MPEADDDAIPELVEHPIGPELDLHTFRPDEISSLLPEYFAECRKRGILRVRIIHGKGSGTLRTGVHQLLTKLPEVQQWIWPADETSGSWGATWVVLKA; this is translated from the coding sequence ATGCCTGAAGCCGATGACGACGCGATTCCCGAACTGGTGGAGCACCCCATCGGCCCGGAGCTTGATCTCCACACCTTCCGGCCGGATGAAATCAGCAGCCTGCTGCCCGAATACTTCGCCGAATGCCGGAAGCGCGGCATCCTCCGCGTCCGCATCATTCACGGCAAAGGCAGCGGCACGTTGCGAACCGGCGTGCATCAGTTGCTCACGAAACTGCCCGAAGTTCAGCAATGGATCTGGCCCGCCGATGAAACCAGCGGCTCCTGGGGCGCGACGTGGGTGGTTTTGAAGGCGTGA